ACGACGGTGAAGATCATGCAGGACGGCGTGGCCGAGAACGGCACGGCGGCCCTCCTCGGCCCCTACCTGGACGGCTGCGGCTGCGCCTCCGACAACAGCGGCATCAGCTTCGTCCCGCCGCTCGACCTGCAGAAGTACGTGACCGAGCTGGACGCGCGCGGCTTCCAGGTGCACTTCCACGCCCTCGGCGACCGGGCCGTGCGCGAGGCGCTCGACGCGGTCGAGGCGGCGCGCCGCGCCAACGGGCGCACCGACACCCGCCCGCACCTCGCCCATCTCCAGGTGGTGCACCCCGACGACATCGGCCGGTTCAGGGAGCTGGGCGCGACGGCGAACATGCAGGCGCTGTGGGCGGCGCACGAGCCGCAGATGGACGAGCTGACGATCCCGTTCCTCGGTCCCGAGCGCAGCGCGTGGCAGTACCCGTTCGGTGATCTCCAGCGTGCGGGGGCGACGCTCGCGGCGGGCAGTGACTGGCCGGTGAGCAGCCCGGACCCGATCGAGGCCATCCATGTCGCGGTCAACCGCGTCCTGCCCGACGCGGCGCCCGGCACCCCGGTGTTCCTGCCGGAGCAGCGGATCGGCCTGGACGCGGCGCTCACGGCGTACACGGCGGGCAGCGCATACGTGAACCACCTGGACGACGTCACCGGCTCGATCACGCCGGGGCGCCTCGCCGACCTGGTGGTCCTCGACCGCGACCCGTTCGCGGCGCCCACTCAGGAGATCGGAGCGACGCGCGTCCTGGAGACGTTCGTCGGGGGCGAGCGGGTGTACGCCGCCGGGTGACGCGCCGCTACATGTCCGCCGCGCACCGGAATCCGCAGTTCCCGCTGCTGGAGTCCGGTGTGTTGGCGGTGCGCGCGGCCACGCGGTAGCGATTGCAGTACGAGTCGTGGCACATGTAGGAGCCGCCGCGCATCACGCGGGTGTCGCCCTCGGCGGGGCCTCGCGGATCAGTGAGCGGGGCCGCCGGGTGGTCGGTGGTGAAGCGGTCGGCGACCCACTCCCACACGTTGCCGACGGTGTTGTGGAGGCCGTACGCGTTGGGCCGGTAAGCGTCGACGGGGGCCGTGCCGGTGTGCCCGTCCTCGCCCGTGTTCACGACGGGGAACTCGCCCTGCCAGATGTTGCAGCGCCAGTGGCCGCGCGGGGTCAGCTCGTCGCCCCACGGGTAGCGGGCCTGGTCGAGGCCGCCGCGGGCCGCGTACTCCCACTCCGCCTCGGTGGGCAGCCGCTTCCCGGCCCAGGCGGCGTAGGCGCTCGCGTCGTCCCAGCTGACGTGGATCACGGGGTGCCGCGACCGGTCCCCGATCCCGGACCCGGGGCCCTCCGGAGCGCGCCAGGTCGCCCCCTCTACGCCCCGCCACCAGGGGGTGCCGGCGGGGGCGGGCGTCGCGCGGGCGAGGCGGGGGTCGAGGAACCCGGCGAAGACGTACGACCAGCCGAACTGCTCGGCGGCGGTGACGAAGCCGGTGTCCTTGACGAAGGTGGCGAACTGGGCGTTGGTGACGGCGTGTTCGTCGATCCGGAAGGCACCGACGGTGACCTCACGGACCGGTCCCTCGCCGTCGCCGGGGTTGGCGCGGTCGTCCTCGTTGCCCATGCGGAACGTGCCGCCGGGCAGGGTCGCCATGCCCTTTCCCGAGGCGCGACGGGCCGTCGGGGCGAGGCGCACGGGCTGCGACTCGCCGCCGCCTTCACGGCGCGCGGCGCAGCAGGCCTTCGGGGTCACGTCTTCCGCAGTCATGGTTCCGCCTCGTACACACACTGGACCGATTGCGGCCGATCCTCGCACGCGTGGGGTGGCCCGCGCCCGGCGGGCCACCCCACGCCCCGTCTCCCGGCTCAGACCCGGGAGCGGTAGAGCCCGAACCGTGCGATGTGCGGGCCGGTGCGGGTCTGCGTGATCCGCAGGCGCCACTCGCGGGCCGTCACCGGCGCCGGCAGGACCAGGACGCGGCTGGCGCCGATCGTGCCTGCCCGCGCCACCTCGGTCCAGGCGCCGCCGGACTTCGCCTCCACGACGAACTGCTCCACCTGCTGCCCGTGCCGGATGTCCTCGGCGAGCCGGATCCGGTCGACCTCCCTGGCCGTGCGCAGATCGACGGTACGGATGCCCTCGCCGTCGTCGCGCACGCGGGCGCCGTCCGCCAGGTCCTCGGGCAGTTCGCGGTCGATGCGCTCGCGGAACTCCTTGAGCCGTGCCACGTCCGCCGCGGGCAGCAGGCCGTCCGTGTCCGGCGGGATGTTGAGCAGGAGCACGGAGTTGCGGCCCACCGACCGGAACCAGATATCGGCCAACTGGTCGACGCTCTTGGGCTGTTGGTCCGCGTGGTAGAACCAGCCGGGCCTGATGGACACGTCGCACTCGGCGGGCCACCACTGGAGGTACTGGGCCACGGAGCGGGACTGCGCGAGCGCGTCACGGCTGCCCTGGTCCGGCGCGTCGTACCGCAGGGCGTAGTCG
The DNA window shown above is from Streptomyces sp. NBC_01445 and carries:
- a CDS encoding formylglycine-generating enzyme family protein; translation: MTAEDVTPKACCAARREGGGESQPVRLAPTARRASGKGMATLPGGTFRMGNEDDRANPGDGEGPVREVTVGAFRIDEHAVTNAQFATFVKDTGFVTAAEQFGWSYVFAGFLDPRLARATPAPAGTPWWRGVEGATWRAPEGPGSGIGDRSRHPVIHVSWDDASAYAAWAGKRLPTEAEWEYAARGGLDQARYPWGDELTPRGHWRCNIWQGEFPVVNTGEDGHTGTAPVDAYRPNAYGLHNTVGNVWEWVADRFTTDHPAAPLTDPRGPAEGDTRVMRGGSYMCHDSYCNRYRVAARTANTPDSSSGNCGFRCAADM